The following are encoded together in the Clostridium sp. BJN0013 genome:
- a CDS encoding Fur family transcriptional regulator, producing the protein MDIEKSLRKYGIKVTQARLNILDILYESESAMSVEDLFQEYKQKNVNVDLSTIYRTLELFENKKIVRKFDLGKGRHSYAIIRKNHKHILQCKVCEKQVEIDCPMQQIEEIIKSKTDFVLVDEELDFKISGICKDCRNKQLNHGTRKLL; encoded by the coding sequence ATGGATATAGAAAAATCCTTAAGAAAATATGGAATAAAAGTTACACAGGCAAGATTAAATATTTTAGATATATTATATGAAAGTGAAAGTGCAATGAGTGTAGAAGATTTATTTCAAGAGTATAAACAAAAAAATGTAAATGTAGATTTATCTACAATTTATAGAACTTTGGAGTTATTTGAAAATAAAAAAATTGTGAGAAAATTTGATTTAGGTAAAGGAAGACACAGCTATGCTATAATAAGAAAAAATCATAAACATATATTACAATGTAAGGTATGTGAAAAACAAGTAGAGATAGATTGTCCCATGCAACAAATAGAAGAAATAATAAAAAGTAAAACAGATTTTGTACTTGTAGATGAAGAATTGGATTTTAAAATAAGTGGTATATGTAAAGATTGTAGAAATAAACAACTAAATCATGGTACAAGAAAATTATTGTAG
- a CDS encoding manganese efflux pump MntP family protein — MAFRSLFLIALALSLDAFSVAISIGLNNSIKRNKKIQFIISFAFFQFFFAMMGAYGGFLFNKYIVSIPEIVGGAVVSIVGILMLKEGFQSKKQHTLVKPGMVIILGISVSIDALVIGFTALNNMRNVLDILYHTLFIGVVTLILTSFAFVISRYLRKIHAISKYADYIGGIILIIFGIKMMLF, encoded by the coding sequence ATGGCATTTCGATCCTTATTTTTAATTGCTCTGGCACTTTCTTTAGATGCTTTTAGTGTTGCTATATCTATAGGTCTAAACAATTCAATAAAAAGAAATAAAAAAATTCAATTTATAATATCTTTTGCATTTTTTCAGTTTTTCTTTGCTATGATGGGTGCCTATGGAGGTTTTTTATTTAATAAGTATATTGTCTCTATTCCTGAAATAGTTGGAGGGGCAGTAGTATCAATTGTAGGTATACTTATGCTTAAAGAAGGTTTTCAAAGTAAAAAACAGCATACGCTTGTGAAACCTGGAATGGTTATTATACTTGGGATTTCTGTAAGTATTGATGCTTTAGTGATTGGATTTACTGCTTTAAACAATATGAGAAATGTGTTAGATATACTATATCATACTTTATTTATAGGTGTGGTAACCCTTATATTGACTTCTTTTGCTTTTGTTATCTCAAGGTATCTTCGAAAAATACATGCTATAAGCAAGTATGCAGACTATATTGGGGGCATAATACTTATTATATTTGGTATCAAAATGATGCTTTTTTAA